The following are encoded in a window of Candidatus Margulisiibacteriota bacterium genomic DNA:
- a CDS encoding glycosyltransferase family 39 protein, with product MSNRLRFVLIVGLGLFAVCLLANTFNVPFERDEGHYAYGAWIMTQGLVPYVDTLEQKPPLIYFPYFLAGLINPDAYWPPRLVAGLFLFFTLWLLWLTVKKEYGERAGWLTVYFALPMILFPRLCPFAANSERFLILPLIGTLAIYVLNRENSNRWHWFWAGATAAAAVLFKQIALPMVAFIIIYWLFEERARRKDKGEAWRKFAWAVAGGALISAVTLGYFFLRGGFPGFWEGTVVYNRYYAMSYGGVTFFWLASFLKMFLANWPLLFVLLFWFVLKRPPRWIFYITLLIIGWLPFYNTPYGHYYIILMPVWAIISAVALDSFLACVKRPALMIIIPALVIGSMLWPVAGYYFMPGPRIVTALYSPANPFLEAPLAAKRAAALTAPGDYLFVAGSESEIYFYAKRLCPTRLVGMYGLMMDSPQAADYQREMIAELERRQPKVIIFVRSPLSWLILPTSPRLINRYLFKLLKEKYLLVGGSLRQGSKVEWVEPLRQDEIGKCTLLLCLRKK from the coding sequence TTGTCTAACCGGTTAAGGTTCGTTTTAATAGTCGGCCTCGGCCTCTTTGCCGTTTGCTTGCTGGCGAATACCTTTAACGTCCCTTTTGAGCGGGACGAAGGGCATTACGCTTACGGCGCCTGGATCATGACCCAGGGACTGGTCCCCTATGTCGATACTTTGGAGCAGAAACCGCCGCTGATCTATTTCCCTTATTTCCTGGCCGGACTGATCAACCCCGACGCCTACTGGCCCCCCCGGCTGGTTGCCGGGCTCTTTCTCTTTTTTACGCTCTGGTTATTATGGTTGACGGTGAAAAAGGAATATGGGGAGAGGGCCGGCTGGCTGACCGTATATTTCGCTTTGCCGATGATCCTGTTCCCTCGTCTCTGCCCATTTGCCGCTAACAGCGAACGTTTCCTGATCCTCCCGTTGATCGGGACACTGGCTATCTACGTGCTGAACCGGGAAAACTCTAACCGTTGGCACTGGTTCTGGGCCGGAGCCACTGCCGCGGCCGCGGTCCTTTTTAAACAGATCGCTTTGCCGATGGTCGCTTTCATCATTATTTACTGGTTATTCGAAGAACGCGCCCGGCGGAAAGATAAAGGGGAGGCCTGGCGAAAGTTCGCCTGGGCGGTAGCCGGCGGAGCGTTGATCTCTGCCGTGACGCTTGGTTATTTTTTCCTCCGGGGCGGTTTCCCCGGTTTCTGGGAAGGGACGGTGGTCTATAACCGTTATTACGCCATGTCCTACGGCGGGGTAACGTTCTTTTGGCTGGCCTCTTTCTTGAAAATGTTCCTGGCCAATTGGCCGCTCTTGTTCGTTCTCCTCTTCTGGTTCGTGCTCAAGCGTCCGCCGCGCTGGATATTTTATATAACCCTGCTGATCATTGGTTGGCTCCCTTTTTACAACACCCCCTATGGCCATTACTACATCATATTGATGCCGGTCTGGGCGATCATTTCCGCGGTGGCGCTCGATTCATTCCTGGCCTGCGTCAAGCGGCCGGCCCTCATGATCATTATTCCAGCGCTGGTGATCGGCTCGATGCTTTGGCCGGTGGCGGGATATTACTTTATGCCGGGACCGCGGATCGTGACGGCCCTCTATAGCCCGGCCAACCCATTTCTCGAGGCGCCGCTGGCCGCCAAGCGGGCGGCGGCGCTGACCGCGCCGGGTGATTATCTCTTTGTGGCGGGCTCGGAATCGGAGATATACTTTTATGCCAAGCGGTTATGTCCCACCCGGTTAGTTGGGATGTACGGCCTGATGATGGATTCGCCCCAAGCGGCCGATTATCAGCGCGAGATGATCGCGGAGCTGGAGCGGCGCCAACCCAAGGTCATAATATTCGTCCGGTCGCCGCTTAGCTGGCTGATCTTACCCACCAGCCCGAGGTTGATCAACAGGTATTTATTTAAACTGCTGAAAGAAAAGTACCTTTTAGTCGGCGGCAGTCTGAGGCAGGGGTCGAAGGTGGAGTGGGTCGAACCATTGCGCCAGGATGAGATCGGGAAATGCACGCTCCTCTTGTGCCTTAGGAAAAAATGA
- a CDS encoding VIT1/CCC1 transporter family protein has translation MKLAESLRTGFSFGLTSGIITTLGLMVGLQAGTHSRLAVIGGVLTIAIADAFSDALGIHVAEEAEIKHTPAEIWASTLFTFVSKFIVAMSFIVPVLLAPLEQAVLISVIYGLALLALFSYFLARLEKSAPWHVILEHVFIAAVVIFLAHYVGDWVRSVFV, from the coding sequence TTGAAATTAGCTGAATCACTCCGGACCGGTTTCAGTTTTGGCCTGACCTCGGGGATAATCACCACCCTGGGCTTGATGGTCGGGTTGCAGGCCGGGACCCATTCCCGCCTGGCCGTCATCGGCGGGGTGCTGACCATCGCCATCGCTGACGCTTTTTCCGACGCCCTGGGCATCCATGTTGCCGAGGAGGCGGAGATCAAGCATACGCCCGCCGAGATCTGGGCTTCGACTTTGTTTACTTTCGTGTCTAAATTTATTGTAGCCATGAGTTTTATCGTCCCAGTCTTGCTGGCGCCGCTCGAACAGGCGGTTTTGATCAGTGTGATCTATGGCCTGGCCCTGCTGGCACTTTTCAGTTATTTTCTGGCCAGGCTGGAGAAAAGCGCTCCCTGGCATGTTATTTTGGAACATGTCTTTATCGCCGCGGTCGTCATTTTCCTGGCCCACTATGTCGGCGATTGGGTAAGATCGGTCTTTGTCTAA